The nucleotide sequence TCGCGCGCACGCCAAGGTCATCTCATGCACGCGAGCCCCGTTCACCACCGTTGCGTTGCGCCGAGCGCATCGACCGCGTCCGCCGTAGCGGCACTGGTCGTGGACGAGCGCGACCGCGACGTGCCGGGCGTCTTGATTCCGCGTCCGGAGGTCCAGCTCGTCGTTCGGTTCGGGCCGTTGGCGCGAAGGGGGCTCGACGCACACGCGTTGGGCGGAAGGCAGAGGGTGCATCGAAAGCTCATTCGCAGCGGGCAGCGGACCGTGACGGCGCGTCTTCACCTGGGCTCGCATGAGGCGGTGCTCGGCGTGCCGGCCTCCGCAATCGCCGGAGGCATCGTCGCGCTCGATGAGCTGTGGGGCGACGCCGCGACCCGGCGGCTCTTCGATCGGCTTGGCGACGCCCGCAACACGGCCGATGCGGCTGCAATCCTGGAGAGCGCGATCGCCGAACGCCTCGCGCTCGCGGACGGACGCCGCGCCCGCGCGCAACTCGCCCTCGCCGCCGCCGAGAGGCTGACGAGCGCCAATGTGAACGCCGTCGCCGTAGACCTCGGTGTGAGCGAGCGGCATCTCCGTCGCGTGTTCCGTGAAACCGTCGGCGTGAGCCCAAAGGCGTTCGCCAGGCTGACACGCTTCCATCGCGCGCTACGCGACGCGCTCGAGGACGATCACGCCAGCTGGGCGAGCATCGCCGCCGAAGCCGGCTACTACGACCAGGCGCATCTCATCGCCGAGTTCCGCGCGATCACGGGCGTGACGCCGCAGGGGTTTCTCGGCGAGCTCCGCGCGACTCCGTTGATCGGCTGACGCCGGGCTCGCCAAACAATCCGAGCCGGTGCGATCAGCTCTCCGATGCGTGGAGTGATGCCGCCGCCAGGAAGCGCGCTTCTCCTGGCGGCCGCGTCACTCCACGATGAACCCAACTCCAGAGTCACAGCGTCTTGAGGTACTCGATGAGGGCCAGACGCTCCGGGTCGGTGAGCACGGAGTTGAACTCGTGTCCGCCGTCATCCTGGCCGAAGGCGTTGGTGTTGTAGATCTTCCGGTCCTCGAGTTGCTGCCGCGTGCGGGTGGGCGGGGCGAGAACGTTCCAGGTGACAACCAGGTTGCTGAAGAGCACGTTCATCAGCTCCTGCGCCAGGGGTGTACGGAACTCGTCGCCCGGCTGGCAGTTGATGTACGGCGACACCGTTGGATTCAGGGGCGTGCGCCACTTGCAGGGGATGGTGTCGTACTTCCAGCCGAGCCTGGTGGAGTCGTAGGCGCGTTGCAGGTCCGTGTCGAAGCCCATGATGACCAGCGGCTGGTCCCAGCGCGGTGGCGCGGAGACCCGGCGCCAGATGGGCTTGCGGTCGGCGGGCTTGAGCACCTCCCAGACGTTGGGAACCGAGCCGTTGTGGAAGTACGGCGCGGTGGCCCAGACACCGTACAGCGGCGGCGCGAGGTAGCCGAGCTCACGATTGCCACGGATGTGCGGCTGGTTCTGCGGACCACAGTCGTTGGCGGTGCCAGCCGTTGAGGGATAACCGAAGAAGTTCTTGGCGCCCGCGGACTGCACCGCCGCGTTGTTGGTATTCACCCGGACCGGGTCGGTCCCGATGATGCGCAGCGGGACGATGTAGCTCGCCATGCCCTCCAACTCCGGCTTCGCAAGGAAGGCCGGGTCCTTGACGTAGCGAGGCGAGTAGGCCCCATGGCAGCTCGCGCACGAGCCGTTGCCCTGCGGCCGCGGCACGGTGTTGTTGCGCTCCGGTGCCCACATGTCGAGCTTGTGGAACAGCACCGCCCCCTGCTCGGCCAGCGCCTGGTTGAGGGGCAACGGATAGGGCGGTGACTTGAGGGAATCCACCCAGGTGTTGAGCGCCGGGCCGTTGTCCCGCATCCAGTCCTGTCCCGCTTCGCTCACCGGCCCCCCGGCGCTTCCGAACAGGCCGATGAACGGCGTGTAGAACACCATGTCCACGCGCGGCGCATCCATTGGGAAGACGCCGTCGACGAACTTCACTGGCCGGTGCCCCATGTTCCACCAGGCGGGCGTATCCATTCCGGCGGTCGACCCGGAGTTGATGAGGCCAATCACCTCGGAAGGCGTCAGCAGATTCTCGTCCGGGAACAGGAAGGCGAGGTTGATGTCGCTGGCGTTGTTGGTGCCACGGGTGCGGTTGAGGTTCAGGAACGTGGCCAGCGACGCCGGGTAGCCCAGGGGCAACAGGTCACTCAGGAACAGGTCCAGGTCCGCCAGGCTGCTGCCGCCGCCCACCTGCACCCCGAGGCCCGGGCCATCTCCGGGCTTGCCCACCATGCCGCTGTGGCAGGCGTGACAGGTGACACCGATGCGGCCGCTCCAGCTTCCGTCCGGTTTGCGAAGCTGCGTGAGCATCTGCGGAAGCTGCCCGCTCCCGCCATTGGAGAGATTCGGAAGCTGCCCGGGCAACGGATAGGGATTGCGCGCGGTGCTCAGCCCCGACCCGTAGCGCTGGGAGACCAGGGCGTCGAAGTTGTCGGGACGAAAGGGAAAGCCCCAGACGCGCCACAGCTCGTTGTACTGCGCCGCGGTGAAGGTGGCGATGCCGAACGCCGACTCGGGCAGCGTGTAGTTGGTGCCGGTAAACAGCACGCCCACGCCGGGATGGCCGTTGGTCAGCAGCCCCTCGCCATGAGCGAAGCGCGCGCGCAGCTCGCCACAGGTCCTCGCCGCTCCTTGCTCTTGCACTGCCTCCGGGTCGACATGACAGTTCTTCCAGTAGGCATTGAAGTGCACCGCCCGACCATCACTGATACCGGGCTGCACCAGGGTTCGAGGGTCCACCGGCAAGAGCGCACTGTCCGGCTTGCCATAGCAGAAATCCCACTGCACCGAGCCGCCTCGACTGCTCCCCAGCAAATCACTCGCGGCACTGACGCCAGGCACCGCCAACGTCGCCATGACAGACAGCATGCGAACGAATGGCACGGCGGCCCTGCTTCTTACGAACGGCATTCTCTCGACGGGCATGAGTTCCTCCTGCTTCGCGGTGTGCGCCCGCTTCGCCACCGCCACGGCGCGGTGGGAAGCAGGTGGAACCCACCACGGAGCCACCATCACGTCGGCGGCGACCGCAGCGGGCTTTTCTGACGGCGAGGCAGA is from Pyxidicoccus trucidator and encodes:
- a CDS encoding helix-turn-helix domain-containing protein, with product MDERDRDVPGVLIPRPEVQLVVRFGPLARRGLDAHALGGRQRVHRKLIRSGQRTVTARLHLGSHEAVLGVPASAIAGGIVALDELWGDAATRRLFDRLGDARNTADAAAILESAIAERLALADGRRARAQLALAAAERLTSANVNAVAVDLGVSERHLRRVFRETVGVSPKAFARLTRFHRALRDALEDDHASWASIAAEAGYYDQAHLIAEFRAITGVTPQGFLGELRATPLIG